One Rhodococcus sp. P1Y DNA window includes the following coding sequences:
- a CDS encoding acyl-CoA dehydrogenase family protein, with translation MKFSLSAEQQDFAKSLDALLGDFDTVSASRAWARSDTGPGTDLWRKLAEAGVTGLLIPEDLGGVGGSHLDVAVAFERLGYHGAPGPWIESAVVVPLILANSDKPEILTDLSDGTQCASITEPDGSRALDSHVAANTFVVAGHRLYEGTPSKKLRSVDPVRTLFDVQAGTAIADLDPEIFTRAYDSAALACASSLIGAGERLLDDTVAYVVQRKQFGRVVGSYQAVKHALADVKVALDFARPLVIGAAHELSAQSAVASRDASAAKVAANKAAYRAARAALQLHGAVGYTMELDLSLWILRVQALVTAWGTTAHHRDRIATALTQEN, from the coding sequence ATGAAGTTCTCACTGTCCGCAGAGCAACAAGATTTTGCGAAGTCGCTCGATGCACTACTCGGTGACTTCGACACCGTCTCGGCTTCTCGTGCATGGGCGCGCTCGGACACCGGCCCCGGCACCGACCTCTGGCGCAAGCTCGCCGAGGCTGGGGTCACCGGGTTGCTGATCCCCGAGGACCTCGGCGGCGTCGGCGGTTCACACCTGGACGTAGCTGTCGCATTCGAAAGACTCGGGTACCACGGCGCTCCGGGACCGTGGATCGAATCTGCCGTTGTCGTCCCGCTGATTCTCGCGAACTCCGACAAGCCGGAGATTCTCACCGATCTCAGCGATGGAACGCAGTGCGCCAGCATCACCGAGCCCGATGGGAGTCGCGCGCTCGACTCGCACGTCGCTGCGAATACCTTCGTCGTAGCTGGACACCGGCTGTACGAGGGAACACCTTCGAAAAAGTTGCGGTCGGTGGACCCGGTCCGCACGTTGTTCGACGTGCAGGCCGGTACTGCGATCGCGGACCTGGATCCCGAAATCTTCACGAGAGCATACGATTCGGCCGCATTGGCCTGCGCGAGCTCGCTCATCGGGGCAGGCGAAAGGCTGTTGGACGATACCGTCGCGTACGTGGTGCAACGCAAGCAGTTCGGGCGCGTGGTCGGAAGTTACCAGGCCGTCAAACACGCACTGGCAGATGTCAAGGTGGCTCTGGATTTCGCACGACCGTTGGTCATCGGCGCAGCACACGAACTCTCGGCACAGTCGGCTGTGGCCTCACGCGATGCGTCGGCAGCGAAGGTTGCAGCGAACAAGGCTGCGTACCGCGCTGCGCGCGCAGCACTTCAATTGCACGGCGCCGTCGGATACACCATGGAACTTGATCTGAGCCTCTGGATTCTCCGAGTGCAAGCACTCGTAACCGCCTGGGGCACAACCGCCCACCATCGCGATCGTATCGCCACAGCACTGACCCAGGAGAACTGA
- a CDS encoding acyl-CoA dehydrogenase family protein has product MSMKFTADESAFRAEARQWLGENSPGRLPSMDTENGARAHRQWERTLAASRWSVVAWPEDLGGRDASLTEWVIFEEEYYRSGAPTRISQNGISLLAPILFQHGTADQQARYLQPMTDGSEVWAQAWSEPEAGSDLASIRSRASRDDERGGWILSGQKTWSSRAPWADRGFGLFRTDPQAERHRGLTYFLFPLDAEGVTVRPIGQLDGDAGFGEIFFDDVFVSDDDVLGAPGDGWRVAMSTAGNERGLSLRSPGRFCAAVDRLVALWNERDADSAATSGVVDSWIAAQAYRLYTWGTVENLSGGGDIGAYGSVNKLFWSQLDIGLHETALELLGPDAELRGEGAPADGAWADDYLFSLAGPIYAGTNEIQRNIVAERILGLPREIDARKKP; this is encoded by the coding sequence GTGAGCATGAAATTCACCGCCGACGAATCGGCGTTCCGAGCCGAGGCCCGACAGTGGCTGGGTGAGAATTCTCCCGGACGCCTACCGTCGATGGACACCGAGAACGGCGCGCGTGCGCATCGGCAGTGGGAACGGACGCTGGCGGCGTCACGGTGGTCGGTCGTTGCCTGGCCGGAGGACCTCGGCGGCCGCGATGCCAGCCTCACCGAGTGGGTCATCTTCGAGGAGGAGTATTACCGCAGCGGTGCACCGACCAGAATCTCTCAAAACGGGATATCACTGCTGGCACCGATTCTGTTCCAGCACGGAACCGCCGATCAACAGGCGCGATACCTGCAACCCATGACCGACGGTAGCGAGGTCTGGGCACAGGCGTGGTCCGAACCCGAAGCGGGGAGCGATCTGGCATCGATTCGCAGCCGTGCATCCCGTGACGACGAACGTGGCGGCTGGATTCTCAGTGGACAGAAGACCTGGAGCTCGAGGGCTCCGTGGGCTGACCGCGGGTTCGGTCTGTTCCGCACCGACCCGCAGGCGGAACGCCATCGCGGGTTGACGTACTTCCTGTTTCCGCTCGACGCCGAGGGCGTAACGGTTCGCCCCATCGGTCAGCTGGACGGCGACGCAGGGTTCGGCGAGATCTTCTTCGATGACGTGTTCGTGTCCGACGACGATGTTCTCGGCGCCCCCGGGGATGGCTGGCGTGTAGCTATGAGCACTGCGGGCAACGAACGTGGGCTGTCGTTGCGTTCACCAGGACGGTTCTGCGCCGCGGTGGACCGATTGGTCGCGCTGTGGAACGAGCGGGACGCCGACAGCGCAGCGACGAGCGGCGTCGTCGACTCATGGATCGCGGCACAGGCATATCGGCTGTACACCTGGGGAACGGTCGAGAACCTTTCCGGTGGAGGCGATATCGGCGCCTACGGAAGTGTCAACAAGCTTTTCTGGTCCCAACTCGACATCGGCTTGCACGAGACCGCACTCGAACTCCTCGGGCCCGACGCAGAACTGCGGGGCGAGGGCGCACCCGCGGATGGCGCTTGGGCCGACGACTATCTGTTCTCTCTTGCAGGTCCGATCTACGCCGGCACCAACGAGATTCAACGCAACATCGTCGCCGAACGAATACTCGGCCTTCCGCGGGAAATCGATGCAAGGAAGAAGCCATGA
- a CDS encoding enoyl-CoA hydratase: MSEQVEQDVVTYEVRGHVAVVTLNRPQYSNAQNSKVTYALDAAFVRAVDDDAVKVIVLAGNGKHFSGGHDIGTPGRDIDQSFDRKAVIMWDHTDKAGADSRIARESEVYLGMCRRWREIPKPMIAMVQGACIAGGLMLAWSCDFIVASDDAFFSDPVVRMGIPGVEYFAHPWVMNPRAAKEFLYTGDRFDAERALRLGMVNHVVPRDELTEFTFAMAGRIAKMPRFGLALTKKAVNQCEDLMGQRAGMDSVFGLHHAAHAHNGEVDVDSLGGLDARSMAAANSKAEQA, from the coding sequence ATGTCAGAGCAGGTCGAGCAGGATGTCGTGACGTACGAGGTGCGTGGACATGTGGCCGTGGTGACGCTGAATCGACCGCAGTACAGCAACGCTCAAAACTCCAAGGTGACGTATGCGCTCGACGCCGCGTTCGTGAGGGCGGTCGACGACGACGCAGTCAAAGTGATCGTTCTCGCCGGCAACGGCAAGCACTTCAGTGGTGGACATGATATCGGCACACCGGGCCGTGACATCGATCAGAGCTTCGATCGCAAGGCTGTGATCATGTGGGACCACACCGACAAAGCTGGCGCCGACTCGCGCATCGCACGCGAGTCGGAGGTGTACCTGGGCATGTGCCGCCGTTGGCGCGAGATTCCCAAACCGATGATTGCCATGGTTCAGGGAGCGTGCATCGCCGGTGGCTTGATGCTGGCATGGTCGTGCGACTTCATAGTCGCGTCGGACGACGCCTTCTTCTCCGATCCCGTCGTGCGTATGGGGATCCCCGGCGTCGAGTACTTCGCCCACCCCTGGGTGATGAATCCGCGCGCGGCCAAGGAGTTCCTCTACACCGGTGACCGATTCGACGCAGAACGAGCTCTGCGACTCGGAATGGTCAATCATGTGGTCCCCCGCGACGAACTGACGGAGTTCACGTTTGCCATGGCCGGACGTATCGCCAAGATGCCGCGGTTCGGTCTGGCTCTCACCAAGAAGGCTGTCAATCAGTGCGAGGACCTGATGGGCCAACGTGCGGGCATGGATTCGGTGTTCGGTCTCCATCACGCAGCACACGCGCACAACGGAGAAGTCGATGTCGATTCGCTGGGTGGCCTCGATGCCCGTTCGATGGCGGCTGCCAATTCGAAAGCCGAGCAGGCGTGA
- a CDS encoding acyl-CoA dehydrogenase family protein: MDLTFSAEDEDFRAEARQWLADNLAGDFAELKGLGGSGREHEAFSERLEWNRHLGAAGYTCLGWPVEFGGRGLSLSQQMIFHEEYARSNAPARVNHLGEELLGPTLIAWGTDEQRARFLQPIVKVEELWCQGYSEPGAGSDLAAVRTRARLEGDSWIIDGQKVWTSLAHHSDWCFVVARTDPGSTRHAGLSYLLVPMDQPGVQVRPIVQLTGTSEFNEVFFDGAVTDVSMVVGDPGAGWGVAMGTLGFERGVSTVGQQVGFARELAVVTERAKSTGMIDDPVIADRLTQARIGLEVMRFHALRTLSAYESGSVGPEASVSKLVWARWHRELGELAMDILGGSALTVGPDYALDDLQSLFLFSRADTIYGGSDEIQRNIIAERVLGMPKEQRP; the protein is encoded by the coding sequence ATGGACCTCACGTTCTCCGCGGAGGACGAGGACTTTCGGGCCGAGGCCCGTCAGTGGCTCGCGGACAACCTCGCGGGAGACTTCGCCGAGCTGAAGGGGCTCGGCGGATCCGGCCGCGAGCATGAAGCGTTCTCCGAACGCCTGGAGTGGAACCGTCATCTCGGTGCGGCCGGCTACACCTGCCTCGGATGGCCGGTGGAGTTCGGCGGCCGAGGGCTGAGCCTGTCCCAGCAGATGATCTTTCACGAGGAGTACGCGCGTTCCAATGCGCCGGCGCGTGTCAACCACCTCGGTGAGGAGTTGCTCGGGCCGACGTTGATTGCGTGGGGTACCGACGAGCAACGAGCGCGATTCCTTCAGCCGATCGTCAAGGTCGAAGAATTGTGGTGCCAAGGCTATTCGGAGCCGGGAGCCGGCTCCGACCTCGCGGCGGTGCGCACTCGCGCTCGGCTCGAAGGTGACTCGTGGATCATCGACGGACAGAAGGTGTGGACTTCCCTGGCACATCATTCCGACTGGTGCTTCGTAGTTGCACGCACCGATCCCGGTTCGACGCGGCATGCTGGGTTGTCCTATCTGCTGGTACCCATGGATCAGCCGGGTGTGCAGGTGCGGCCCATCGTTCAGCTCACCGGTACATCGGAATTCAACGAGGTCTTCTTCGACGGCGCTGTCACGGATGTGTCCATGGTTGTCGGTGACCCGGGTGCGGGGTGGGGCGTGGCCATGGGGACGCTCGGTTTCGAACGTGGCGTGTCGACCGTCGGCCAGCAGGTCGGCTTCGCCCGCGAGCTGGCGGTAGTCACCGAGCGGGCGAAGTCCACCGGCATGATCGACGATCCGGTCATCGCGGATCGACTGACCCAGGCGCGGATCGGTCTGGAGGTGATGAGATTTCACGCACTTCGGACGCTCAGCGCATACGAATCCGGATCCGTCGGGCCGGAAGCGTCGGTGTCCAAACTCGTCTGGGCGCGGTGGCATCGTGAACTAGGCGAATTGGCGATGGACATCCTCGGTGGCTCGGCCCTCACGGTCGGCCCCGACTATGCCCTCGATGACTTGCAGTCGCTCTTTCTGTTCAGTCGCGCGGACACCATCTACGGCGGTTCGGACGAAATTCAGAGAAACATCATCGCAGAACGAGTACTGGGAATGCCCAAGGAGCAGCGACCGTGA
- a CDS encoding SDR family oxidoreductase — protein sequence MSKIEQSAPEYVPGHSLLAGKTVVVTAGAGAGIGAAVVRRALEEGARAVVVGDTHERRLTEARTEWSNEFGADRVSTLVCDVTKEADVTALIDAAEPFGGVDVMVNNAGLGGSVSLLEMTDEQWSLVLDVTLTGTFRCVRAASRRMIANGTRGVIVNNASVIGWRAQEDQAHYAAAKAGVMALTRSAAIDVASHGIRVNAVAPSLAMHPFLEKVTTPELLEELKGREAFGRAAQPWEVANVMVFLASDYASYMTGEVVAVSSQHA from the coding sequence GTGAGCAAGATCGAACAATCAGCACCCGAATACGTTCCAGGACACAGTCTTCTGGCTGGCAAGACTGTTGTGGTGACGGCAGGTGCAGGAGCGGGGATCGGGGCCGCGGTGGTACGCAGGGCTCTCGAGGAAGGGGCTCGTGCGGTTGTTGTCGGAGATACACACGAACGCAGACTGACCGAGGCCCGGACGGAATGGTCCAACGAATTCGGCGCCGACAGGGTGTCGACGTTGGTGTGCGACGTGACCAAGGAAGCCGACGTCACGGCGTTGATCGACGCGGCCGAGCCGTTCGGCGGAGTCGACGTCATGGTCAACAATGCAGGACTCGGTGGGTCGGTCTCGCTGCTGGAGATGACCGACGAGCAGTGGTCTCTGGTTCTCGACGTGACCCTGACCGGCACGTTTCGCTGTGTTCGTGCGGCGAGTCGCCGCATGATCGCGAATGGGACTCGCGGAGTGATCGTGAACAATGCCTCGGTCATCGGATGGCGTGCCCAGGAGGATCAAGCGCACTACGCTGCTGCAAAAGCCGGTGTCATGGCGCTCACTCGGTCGGCGGCCATCGATGTTGCCTCGCATGGTATTCGGGTGAACGCGGTGGCTCCGAGCTTGGCGATGCATCCGTTTCTCGAGAAGGTGACCACACCGGAACTTCTCGAGGAGCTCAAGGGCCGCGAGGCGTTCGGACGCGCAGCGCAGCCGTGGGAGGTCGCGAACGTGATGGTCTTTCTCGCCAGCGACTACGCCTCGTACATGACAGGTGAGGTCGTCGCCGTCAGTTCCCAGCATGCGTGA
- a CDS encoding acetyl-CoA C-acetyltransferase has product MPEAYIVEAVRTPVGRKGGGLASVHSADLGAHVLNALVERSGVDPAAVDDVIMGCTDTLGSQSGDVARTAWLAAGLPEHVPGVTIDRQCGSSQQAVHFAAQGVMSGTADLIVAGGVQNMSAIPISSAMIVGQQFGFTTPFAESEGWRKRYGDQEVSQFRAAEMIAEKWGLTRLQMEEFALESHRRALAAVDAGYFDREITPLAGVTADEGPRRDTTLEKMSGLRTLTDGGVLTAAMASQISDAASALLIASESAVREHNLTVRARIHHISVYADDPVWMLTGPISATARALKRTGLSLDDIDLIEMNEAFAPVVLAWAHETGADLRKVNVNGGGIALGHPIGATGTRLMTTLLHELERTGGRYGLQTMCEGGGQANVTIIERLG; this is encoded by the coding sequence ATGCCTGAGGCATACATAGTAGAAGCCGTCCGTACGCCGGTCGGCCGTAAAGGTGGAGGCCTGGCGTCGGTGCACTCCGCCGATCTCGGGGCGCACGTGTTGAATGCGCTTGTCGAACGTAGCGGCGTCGACCCCGCTGCCGTGGATGACGTCATCATGGGGTGCACCGATACACTCGGTTCACAATCGGGTGACGTAGCCCGCACAGCCTGGCTTGCAGCTGGTCTGCCCGAGCACGTTCCGGGCGTGACCATCGATCGTCAGTGCGGATCGAGCCAGCAGGCAGTGCATTTTGCCGCGCAGGGCGTGATGTCTGGTACGGCGGATTTGATCGTTGCGGGCGGAGTTCAGAACATGTCCGCCATCCCCATCTCTTCCGCGATGATCGTCGGACAGCAGTTCGGATTCACGACGCCCTTCGCCGAGTCCGAGGGGTGGCGCAAGCGTTACGGTGATCAGGAGGTCTCGCAGTTCCGAGCTGCCGAGATGATCGCCGAGAAGTGGGGTCTCACCCGCCTACAAATGGAAGAGTTCGCGCTCGAAAGCCACCGGCGCGCGTTGGCGGCTGTCGACGCGGGATATTTCGATCGTGAGATCACTCCGCTGGCCGGTGTAACAGCTGACGAAGGTCCACGACGAGATACCACCCTCGAGAAGATGTCCGGTCTGCGGACATTGACCGACGGCGGCGTCCTGACCGCCGCGATGGCCTCACAGATCTCCGATGCCGCGAGTGCATTGCTCATTGCATCGGAATCTGCTGTCAGGGAACATAATCTGACGGTTCGGGCTCGCATCCATCACATCAGTGTCTATGCCGACGACCCAGTTTGGATGTTGACCGGGCCGATCTCGGCAACAGCTAGAGCGTTGAAGCGCACAGGTCTTTCCCTGGACGATATCGACCTCATCGAGATGAACGAGGCTTTCGCGCCGGTCGTCCTCGCCTGGGCGCACGAAACCGGAGCCGATCTGAGGAAGGTCAATGTCAACGGTGGCGGTATCGCGCTCGGGCATCCCATCGGAGCGACGGGTACCCGGCTGATGACCACCCTGCTGCACGAGCTCGAACGCACCGGCGGCAGATACGGTCTGCAGACGATGTGCGAAGGTGGCGGACAAGCCAACGTGACGATCATCGAGCGACTCGGATGA
- a CDS encoding LLM class flavin-dependent oxidoreductase — MTRTMHLALFAQGVGVSQSVWRSPRTDPAMVDTLKHWAHLAQTAERGCFDAFFVADQLNLAPTIAKDATDRLDPVVILSALAAVTSRIGLVGTSSTTYNDPYTVARQFASLDHLSNGRAGWNVVTTAIATAAANYGSAGLPDHTARYERGEEFVDVVRALWEAWEADAIVGDVKTGEWADLSKIHSIEHEGTHFQVKGPLTVPRSPQGRIPLAQAGSSPVGVRLGARVADMVFTTQHDLDAARGFAEAMRTEAASFGRDSNAVRVLPGITPIVGRTEQDASELARELGSLISEESTLGFLQQSFGGLDLTKYDLDEKFPDIRAELPDHAGVSRPALFIGMALDEGLTVRELAQRVGISIGHRPLVGTPDSIADEMELWFTAGAADGFIVLPADLPVGLEEFVELVVPRLQDRGLLRTSYTGSTLREHLDE; from the coding sequence ATGACCCGGACGATGCACCTTGCGCTCTTTGCGCAGGGAGTCGGAGTGTCCCAATCGGTGTGGCGTTCGCCGCGTACCGATCCCGCAATGGTGGACACGTTGAAGCATTGGGCACATCTTGCGCAGACCGCAGAGCGCGGTTGCTTCGACGCCTTCTTCGTGGCTGATCAACTCAATCTTGCTCCGACGATCGCAAAGGACGCGACCGACCGTCTCGATCCGGTAGTAATTCTGTCGGCGCTGGCAGCGGTGACCTCCAGGATTGGATTGGTCGGCACAAGCTCCACGACATACAACGATCCGTACACAGTCGCGCGGCAATTCGCCTCGCTCGATCATCTGAGCAATGGTCGTGCAGGGTGGAACGTAGTCACCACCGCGATAGCGACCGCGGCGGCCAACTACGGTTCGGCGGGACTCCCCGATCACACGGCGCGGTACGAACGCGGCGAGGAATTTGTCGATGTCGTACGTGCTCTCTGGGAGGCATGGGAGGCCGACGCGATCGTCGGTGACGTGAAGACGGGCGAATGGGCGGATCTGAGCAAGATTCACTCGATCGAGCACGAGGGCACCCATTTTCAGGTCAAGGGGCCACTAACGGTTCCGCGTTCGCCCCAGGGTCGTATTCCGTTGGCGCAGGCAGGATCTTCTCCTGTCGGTGTCAGACTTGGCGCACGTGTGGCAGACATGGTGTTCACCACCCAACACGACCTCGACGCAGCGCGCGGTTTCGCCGAGGCAATGCGCACCGAAGCCGCGTCGTTCGGCAGAGACTCCAATGCGGTCCGGGTGCTTCCTGGCATCACGCCCATCGTCGGGCGGACCGAGCAAGACGCGTCGGAACTCGCCAGGGAACTCGGTTCTCTGATCAGCGAAGAATCGACTCTCGGATTTCTGCAGCAATCGTTCGGGGGTCTCGATCTCACGAAGTACGACCTGGACGAGAAATTCCCCGACATAAGGGCCGAATTGCCCGATCATGCCGGAGTTTCTCGGCCGGCGCTCTTCATCGGCATGGCTCTCGACGAAGGTCTGACGGTGCGTGAGTTGGCACAACGGGTGGGGATTAGTATCGGTCACCGACCTTTGGTAGGAACGCCGGACTCCATCGCGGACGAAATGGAACTCTGGTTCACAGCAGGGGCCGCGGACGGCTTCATCGTCCTTCCCGCCGATCTTCCGGTGGGGTTGGAAGAATTCGTGGAACTCGTGGTGCCTAGGTTGCAGGACCGCGGTCTGCTGCGTACGTCCTATACGGGTTCTACGTTGCGCGAGCATCTCGACGAATAG
- a CDS encoding acyl-CoA thioesterase, with the protein MHQSDGPALTGSTFVLSYADTDPAGILYYGAIFPWMERLQSQWFLAHGLRQDRLRDELGFWLVTCHTECDYLVQARLFDRVNSALRLGRVGRRSFDMDFEFNRDADGVVVARARITLVTVAPEGNSVDIPAVLHEHLDAWSRGRSLLR; encoded by the coding sequence ATGCACCAGAGTGATGGTCCGGCATTGACCGGCTCGACCTTCGTACTCAGCTACGCCGACACCGACCCTGCCGGCATCCTGTACTACGGAGCAATATTTCCTTGGATGGAGAGGCTGCAGAGCCAATGGTTCCTGGCGCATGGCCTGCGTCAGGACCGCCTCAGAGACGAACTCGGATTCTGGCTGGTCACCTGCCATACCGAATGCGACTACCTTGTTCAGGCGCGGCTGTTCGACCGTGTGAACTCCGCGCTTCGCCTCGGCCGGGTGGGGCGTCGATCGTTCGACATGGACTTCGAGTTCAACCGTGATGCCGACGGTGTCGTGGTCGCACGGGCACGCATAACACTCGTCACCGTGGCGCCGGAGGGCAACTCGGTCGACATTCCGGCGGTCCTGCACGAACACCTGGACGCGTGGTCGAGAGGACGTTCGCTGCTGCGGTGA
- a CDS encoding SDR family oxidoreductase gives MSFEIDLTGRIVVVTGGGRGVGAGIVDVFVEAGAYVEMCGRSASSSDTERHAGRTTMSRVDVRDADAVEQWIDGIAERHGRIDVVVNNAGGAPFAQFNDSSSRFFDKVLALNFTSAVYVCRSAAKILAATPDSSVVNITSISARRPSPGTAVYGAAKAALESLTQSLAVEWAPDVRVNAVSCGLVATPGSVEHYGDAEQYAKVAATIPRGQLATPQEIGQACLMLASPLASHITGAVLNVDGGGEWPAFLQHTPNA, from the coding sequence ATGTCGTTCGAAATTGACCTGACCGGTCGAATTGTCGTGGTGACCGGAGGGGGCCGAGGAGTTGGTGCCGGGATAGTTGACGTATTCGTCGAAGCCGGTGCGTATGTGGAGATGTGTGGCCGTAGTGCTTCTTCCTCCGACACCGAGCGCCACGCAGGGAGAACCACCATGAGTCGTGTCGATGTTCGTGATGCCGATGCCGTGGAGCAGTGGATCGACGGGATTGCGGAGCGTCACGGGCGGATCGATGTTGTGGTCAACAATGCCGGGGGAGCGCCGTTTGCACAGTTCAACGACAGTTCAAGTCGATTTTTCGACAAGGTGCTCGCATTGAACTTCACGTCCGCTGTATATGTATGTCGTTCTGCTGCGAAGATTCTTGCAGCGACACCCGATTCGAGTGTCGTCAACATCACCTCGATATCCGCGCGGCGTCCGAGTCCGGGCACGGCGGTGTATGGGGCAGCCAAAGCGGCGTTGGAGAGCCTGACACAGAGTTTGGCCGTGGAATGGGCGCCGGATGTGCGTGTCAACGCCGTCAGCTGCGGGCTGGTGGCCACTCCGGGTTCGGTGGAGCACTACGGTGACGCCGAACAGTATGCGAAGGTCGCTGCCACCATTCCCCGTGGGCAACTGGCCACGCCCCAAGAGATCGGTCAGGCGTGCCTGATGCTCGCTTCCCCTCTCGCCTCACACATCACGGGGGCCGTGTTGAATGTCGACGGTGGGGGTGAATGGCCTGCATTTCTTCAGCACACTCCGAATGCGTGA